A section of the Bombus huntii isolate Logan2020A chromosome 5, iyBomHunt1.1, whole genome shotgun sequence genome encodes:
- the LOC126865467 gene encoding dynein axonemal assembly factor 3 isoform X2 encodes MWWGYSPALDIQFEINKHETNYPSEYLEILIVGANDARHILKTLASSYLYNDRIVMYNVVESTLEQVARSILLLSTCLETNLGLQEATRYYLEIFGNTLIRPATAKYLIKSCNQLSNIPTNTIDCPWLSLEQFKHKDRDQLQAIFKFWAHATCDNVPIMEYWDQRVRKSLKTRYDYREGVFDWDYHMILKSRGISNLTLQEYRFWRNNGIAFTWLEGEPVRSNPTLLNNIIQYGPGFVHYTYLGDITNGPFFTWALQEKRDDNIYRATDIAEREIMKHMYEIRTGESICQELIASHRDSSILNGTLVTETPNKEMEQESWEKEKNKYKWNDISWINVKNHKIIFHPITFLSTSKHKMAYIGRFDFIWIAHNMVKQLPNLVPLLKKKGIMLVELPKFLVDVRNENLENFVNELKSMMHHNGLHEINDINSNEHYIAGFSK; translated from the exons ATGTGGTGGGGATATAGTCCAGCATTAGACATACAATTCGAAATTAATAAACATGAAACCAATTATCCAAGTGAATATCTCGAGATATTAATTGTAGGTGCTAATGATGCAAGACATATCTTGAAAACATTAGCATCATCTTATTTGTACAATGATCGCATTGTTATGTATAATGTAGTCGAATCAACATTGGAACAAGTTGCTAGATCTATTCTCTTATTAAGTACTTGTTTAGAAACAAATTTGG GATTGCAAGAGGCAACTCGCTATTATTTAGAGATATTTGGAAATACATTAATAAGGCCTGCAACAGccaaatatttgataaaatcatGCAATCAGTTGTCAAATATACCAACGAATACAATTGATTGTCCATGGTTAAGCTTGGAACAGTTCAAGCATAAGGATAGAGATCAATTGCAAGCAATTTTTAA attCTGGGCACATGCAACATGTGACAATGTTCCTATTATGGAGTATTGGGATCAAAGAGTTAGAAAATCATTAAAAACAAGATATGATTATCGGGAAGGCGTTTTTGATTGGGATTATCATATGATTTTAAAATCTAGAGGTATTTCAAACCTAACATTGCAGGAATATAG ATTTTGGAGAAATAATGGAATTGCATTCACTTGGTTAGAAGGTGAACCTGTTAGAAGTAATCCAACATTGTTAAacaatattatacaatatggtCCTGGGTTTGTACATTATACTTACTTAGGAGACATTACAAATGGTCCTTTCTTCACTTGGGCTTTACAGGAGAAAAGGGATGATAATAT ATATAGAGCAACTGATATAGCTGAGAGAGAAATTATGAAGCATATGTATGAAATTAGAACTGGAGAATCAATATGCCAAGAACTTATTGCATCGCATAGAGATTCTTCTATTCTAAATGGCACATTAGTAACTGAAACACCAAATAAAGAAATGGAGCAAGAATCAtgggaaaaagagaaaaataaatataagtggAATGATATATCTTGGATAAATGTCAAAAATCATAAA ATAATCTTCCATcctattacatttttatcaacTTCTAAACATAAAATGGCATACATTGGTAGATTTGATTTCATTTGGATAGCTCATAACATGGTGAAACAATTACCTAATCTTGTACcattactaaaaaaaaaaggaatcaTGTTGGTGGAACTACCAAAATTCCTGGTAGACGTACGAAATGAAaacttagaaaattttgtaaacgaattaaaaagcATGATGCACCATAATGGATTACatgaaattaatgatataaattCTAATGAACATTATATTGCTGGattttccaaataa
- the LOC126865467 gene encoding dynein axonemal assembly factor 3 isoform X3, whose translation MYNVVESTLEQVARSILLLSTCLETNLGLQEATRYYLEIFGNTLIRPATAKYLIKSCNQLSNIPTNTIDCPWLSLEQFKHKDRDQLQAIFKFWAHATCDNVPIMEYWDQRVRKSLKTRYDYREGVFDWDYHMILKSRGISNLTLQEYRFWRNNGIAFTWLEGEPVRSNPTLLNNIIQYGPGFVHYTYLGDITNGPFFTWALQEKRDDNIRYRATDIAEREIMKHMYEIRTGESICQELIASHRDSSILNGTLVTETPNKEMEQESWEKEKNKYKWNDISWINVKNHKIIFHPITFLSTSKHKMAYIGRFDFIWIAHNMVKQLPNLVPLLKKKGIMLVELPKFLVDVRNENLENFVNELKSMMHHNGLHEINDINSNEHYIAGFSK comes from the exons ATGTATAATGTAGTCGAATCAACATTGGAACAAGTTGCTAGATCTATTCTCTTATTAAGTACTTGTTTAGAAACAAATTTGG GATTGCAAGAGGCAACTCGCTATTATTTAGAGATATTTGGAAATACATTAATAAGGCCTGCAACAGccaaatatttgataaaatcatGCAATCAGTTGTCAAATATACCAACGAATACAATTGATTGTCCATGGTTAAGCTTGGAACAGTTCAAGCATAAGGATAGAGATCAATTGCAAGCAATTTTTAA attCTGGGCACATGCAACATGTGACAATGTTCCTATTATGGAGTATTGGGATCAAAGAGTTAGAAAATCATTAAAAACAAGATATGATTATCGGGAAGGCGTTTTTGATTGGGATTATCATATGATTTTAAAATCTAGAGGTATTTCAAACCTAACATTGCAGGAATATAG ATTTTGGAGAAATAATGGAATTGCATTCACTTGGTTAGAAGGTGAACCTGTTAGAAGTAATCCAACATTGTTAAacaatattatacaatatggtCCTGGGTTTGTACATTATACTTACTTAGGAGACATTACAAATGGTCCTTTCTTCACTTGGGCTTTACAGGAGAAAAGGGATGATAATAT TAGATATAGAGCAACTGATATAGCTGAGAGAGAAATTATGAAGCATATGTATGAAATTAGAACTGGAGAATCAATATGCCAAGAACTTATTGCATCGCATAGAGATTCTTCTATTCTAAATGGCACATTAGTAACTGAAACACCAAATAAAGAAATGGAGCAAGAATCAtgggaaaaagagaaaaataaatataagtggAATGATATATCTTGGATAAATGTCAAAAATCATAAA ATAATCTTCCATcctattacatttttatcaacTTCTAAACATAAAATGGCATACATTGGTAGATTTGATTTCATTTGGATAGCTCATAACATGGTGAAACAATTACCTAATCTTGTACcattactaaaaaaaaaaggaatcaTGTTGGTGGAACTACCAAAATTCCTGGTAGACGTACGAAATGAAaacttagaaaattttgtaaacgaattaaaaagcATGATGCACCATAATGGATTACatgaaattaatgatataaattCTAATGAACATTATATTGCTGGattttccaaataa
- the LOC126865467 gene encoding dynein axonemal assembly factor 3 isoform X1, whose translation MWWGYSPALDIQFEINKHETNYPSEYLEILIVGANDARHILKTLASSYLYNDRIVMYNVVESTLEQVARSILLLSTCLETNLGLQEATRYYLEIFGNTLIRPATAKYLIKSCNQLSNIPTNTIDCPWLSLEQFKHKDRDQLQAIFKFWAHATCDNVPIMEYWDQRVRKSLKTRYDYREGVFDWDYHMILKSRGISNLTLQEYRFWRNNGIAFTWLEGEPVRSNPTLLNNIIQYGPGFVHYTYLGDITNGPFFTWALQEKRDDNIRYRATDIAEREIMKHMYEIRTGESICQELIASHRDSSILNGTLVTETPNKEMEQESWEKEKNKYKWNDISWINVKNHKIIFHPITFLSTSKHKMAYIGRFDFIWIAHNMVKQLPNLVPLLKKKGIMLVELPKFLVDVRNENLENFVNELKSMMHHNGLHEINDINSNEHYIAGFSK comes from the exons ATGTGGTGGGGATATAGTCCAGCATTAGACATACAATTCGAAATTAATAAACATGAAACCAATTATCCAAGTGAATATCTCGAGATATTAATTGTAGGTGCTAATGATGCAAGACATATCTTGAAAACATTAGCATCATCTTATTTGTACAATGATCGCATTGTTATGTATAATGTAGTCGAATCAACATTGGAACAAGTTGCTAGATCTATTCTCTTATTAAGTACTTGTTTAGAAACAAATTTGG GATTGCAAGAGGCAACTCGCTATTATTTAGAGATATTTGGAAATACATTAATAAGGCCTGCAACAGccaaatatttgataaaatcatGCAATCAGTTGTCAAATATACCAACGAATACAATTGATTGTCCATGGTTAAGCTTGGAACAGTTCAAGCATAAGGATAGAGATCAATTGCAAGCAATTTTTAA attCTGGGCACATGCAACATGTGACAATGTTCCTATTATGGAGTATTGGGATCAAAGAGTTAGAAAATCATTAAAAACAAGATATGATTATCGGGAAGGCGTTTTTGATTGGGATTATCATATGATTTTAAAATCTAGAGGTATTTCAAACCTAACATTGCAGGAATATAG ATTTTGGAGAAATAATGGAATTGCATTCACTTGGTTAGAAGGTGAACCTGTTAGAAGTAATCCAACATTGTTAAacaatattatacaatatggtCCTGGGTTTGTACATTATACTTACTTAGGAGACATTACAAATGGTCCTTTCTTCACTTGGGCTTTACAGGAGAAAAGGGATGATAATAT TAGATATAGAGCAACTGATATAGCTGAGAGAGAAATTATGAAGCATATGTATGAAATTAGAACTGGAGAATCAATATGCCAAGAACTTATTGCATCGCATAGAGATTCTTCTATTCTAAATGGCACATTAGTAACTGAAACACCAAATAAAGAAATGGAGCAAGAATCAtgggaaaaagagaaaaataaatataagtggAATGATATATCTTGGATAAATGTCAAAAATCATAAA ATAATCTTCCATcctattacatttttatcaacTTCTAAACATAAAATGGCATACATTGGTAGATTTGATTTCATTTGGATAGCTCATAACATGGTGAAACAATTACCTAATCTTGTACcattactaaaaaaaaaaggaatcaTGTTGGTGGAACTACCAAAATTCCTGGTAGACGTACGAAATGAAaacttagaaaattttgtaaacgaattaaaaagcATGATGCACCATAATGGATTACatgaaattaatgatataaattCTAATGAACATTATATTGCTGGattttccaaataa